The Halomicronema hongdechloris C2206 genome includes a window with the following:
- a CDS encoding GUN4 domain-containing protein, with amino-acid sequence MPDSSDYQNRLELFNRLTALPTPQLGSLIFALNPPEGNVPPPSAAPATRIEALLTWVESPIGCRLDTLKAVLNEIDASQQLSPSQYQTPGPQPQAAAEQYQQEVVRIVSEGNGTITETERIFLDVLQEHLSIPAAEAQRIQQRCLSPYASYRNMVERLVEQSYPLTSAAKHTLQRSRRKFSLSDLAANQIEKSVLWGEDDLSSEQGIDYVRLRRLLKACDWKGADQETIDRMLDAMGKRSWYAISDEDLLNFPCADLKTIDRLWVKYSHGRFGFSVQQQIYIECGATFDGKCPDDWQIRRNLLEQFERRVGWRKRGLERGQTYYYYDVTFSTSSPKGHLPALYNSGGGCYDSIQVLEVGLASRLADCS; translated from the coding sequence GTGCCGGATTCTTCTGACTACCAAAACCGACTGGAGCTGTTTAATCGGCTGACGGCCTTGCCAACCCCTCAGTTAGGCAGCTTGATCTTCGCCCTCAATCCTCCAGAGGGTAATGTCCCACCGCCATCCGCAGCACCTGCAACTCGTATTGAGGCACTATTGACCTGGGTTGAGAGTCCAATTGGTTGCAGACTAGATACCCTCAAGGCAGTGCTCAACGAGATTGATGCCAGTCAGCAGCTCTCCCCCAGTCAATATCAGACCCCTGGCCCGCAGCCCCAAGCTGCTGCAGAGCAATATCAGCAAGAAGTTGTTCGGATTGTCTCGGAGGGAAACGGCACCATCACGGAGACAGAACGCATTTTTTTAGATGTCTTGCAGGAGCATCTTTCCATTCCTGCTGCAGAAGCTCAGCGTATACAGCAACGTTGTCTGTCGCCATATGCCTCCTACCGGAACATGGTTGAGCGCCTGGTGGAGCAATCCTATCCCCTAACCTCAGCGGCTAAGCATACCCTCCAACGCAGTCGGCGAAAGTTCAGCCTCAGCGATTTGGCAGCCAACCAGATCGAGAAATCGGTGTTGTGGGGTGAGGATGACCTGAGTTCGGAGCAAGGTATTGACTATGTTAGGTTACGTCGGCTGCTGAAAGCATGTGACTGGAAAGGAGCGGACCAGGAAACGATAGACCGGATGCTGGACGCCATGGGTAAGAGGAGTTGGTACGCTATTTCTGACGAGGATCTTCTGAACTTTCCCTGTGCTGACCTCAAGACGATCGATCGGCTCTGGGTGAAGTACAGTCATGGGAGATTTGGCTTTAGCGTGCAGCAGCAAATCTACATCGAGTGTGGTGCTACTTTCGACGGCAAGTGCCCGGATGATTGGCAGATTCGGAGAAATCTTTTGGAACAATTCGAAAGGCGAGTCGGTTGGAGGAAGAGGGGATTGGAGCGCGGACAGACGTACTACTACTATGATGTAACATTTAGCACCTCATCACCGAAAGGTCACCTCCCTGCACTTTATAATTCCGGGGGGGGCTGTTACGACAGTATACAGGTCCTAGAGGTTGGGCTCGCATCGAGACTCGCAGACTGTAGCTGA